In one Lolium rigidum isolate FL_2022 chromosome 3, APGP_CSIRO_Lrig_0.1, whole genome shotgun sequence genomic region, the following are encoded:
- the LOC124700430 gene encoding probable zinc metalloprotease EGY3, chloroplastic has product MASTSLVASIMCTGSSTSTRSTALSRRSFCKNLHRVHVRPVRNRSVVRCSLQEQQEQATENRRASSIAVAPDEQKVEEAKASSHHASVGGGDHQEGGDGEDGERKSREEQQEVDWRSDEEFRKFMGNPSIEAAIKLEKQRADRKLRELDREPDASPVSGLLRGFIKNTLEREKQRLEEAEKTFKALDLNKLKSCFGYDTFFAVDVRRFGDGGIFIGNLRKPIEEVRPKLEKKIAEAAGTEVTLWFMEERNDDITKQVCMVQPKAEIELQLEVTKLSTPWGYLSAVALAVTTFGTIALMSGFFLKPGASLDDYVSDVLPLFGGFLSILGVSEIATRLTAAKYGVKLSPSLLVPSNWTGCLGVMNNYESLLPNKKALFDIPVARTASAYLTSVVLAVSAFIVDGSFNGGENALFIRPEFFYNNPLLSFVQLVIGPYADELGNVLPNAVEGVGVPVDPLAFAGLLGIVVTSLNLLPIGRLEGGRIAQALFGRSTAALLSFGTSLLLGVGAISGSVLCLAWGLFATFIRGGEEIPAQDEITPLGSERYAWGFVLAVVCLLTLFPNGGGTYSSSFLGEPFFRGGI; this is encoded by the exons ATGGCTTCCACTTCCCTCGTGGCCTCTATCATGTGTACTGGTAGCAGCACCAGTACTAGGAGTACAGCCTTATCAAGGAGGAGCTTCTGCAAGAACCTTCACAGGGTCCATGTCAGGCCTGTCAGGAACAGGTCCGTCGTCAGGTGCTCGCTGCAGGAGCAGCAAGAGCAGGCGACGGAGAACCGGCGAGCTTCCTCCATTGCCGTGGCTCCTGACGAGCAAAAGGTCGAGGAGGCGAAGGCATCTTCTCATCATGCCAGCGTAGGAGGAGGAGATCATCAGGAAGGAGGTGATGGTGAGGACGGCGAGAGGAAGAGcagggaggagcagcaggaggtgGACTGGAGGTCGGACGAGGAATTCAGGAAGTTCATGGGCAACCCTTCCATCGAGGCCGCCATCAAGCTCGAGAAGCAGCGCGCCGACCGGAAGCTCCGGGAGCTCGACCGCGAGCCCGACGCCAGCCCGGTCTCCGGCCTGCTCCGAGGGTTCATCAAGAACACGCTGGAGCGGGAGAAGCAGAggctggaggaggccgagaagacCTTCAAGGCGCTCGACCTCAACAAG CTGAAGAGCTGTTTTGGGTACGACACGTTCTTCGCGGTGGACGTGCGGAGGTTCGGCGACGGCGGCATCTTCATCGGCAATCTGAGGAAGCCGATCGAGGAGGTGAGGCCTAAGCTGGAGAAGAAGATCGCGGAGGCGGCCGGGACAGAGGTCACCCTGTGGTTCATGGAGGAGAGGAACGACGACATCACAAAACAG GTGTGCATGGTGCAGCCGAAAGCAGAGATCGAGCTGCAGCTCGAGGTCACCAAGCTGAGCACGCCATGGGGCTACCTGAGCGCCGTGGCTCTGGCCGTCACGACCTTCGGGACCATAGCTCTCATGAGCGGCTTCTTCCTCAAGCCCGGCGCGTCCTTGGACGACTACGTCTCCGACGTCCTCCCTCTCTTCGGAGGCTTCCTCTCCATCCTCGGCGTGTCCGAG ATTGCGACGAGGTTGACGGCGGCCAAGTACGGCGTGAAGCTGAGCCCGTCGTTGCTGGTGCCGTCCAACTGGACGGGGTGCCTGGGCGTGATGAACAACTACGAGTCGCTGCTGCCGAACAAGAAGGCCCTGTTCGACATCCCCGTCGCCCGCACGGCCAGCGCGTACCTGACGTCGGTGGTGCTGGCCGTCTCGGCGTTCATCGTCGACGGCAGCTTCAACGGCGGCGAGAACGCCCT GTTCATACGGCCGGAGTTCTTCTACAACAACCCGCTGCTGTCGTTCGTGCAGCTGGTGATCGGGCCGTACGCCGACGAGCTCGGGAACGTGCTGCCCAACGCTGTGGAGGGCGTCGGCGTGCCGGTGGACCCGCTGGCGTTCGCGGGGCTGCTGGGGATCGTGGTCACGTCGCTGAACCTGCTGCCGATCGGGCGGCTGGAGGGCGGCCGGATCGCGCAGGCGCTGttcggccggagcacggcggcgctgCTGTCGTTCGGCACGTCGCTGCTGCTGGGAGTGGGCGCCATCAGCGGCAGCGTGCTGTGCCTGGCGTGGGGGCTCTTCGCCACATTCATCCGCGGCGGGGAGGAGATTCCCGCGCAGGACGAGATCACGCCGCTCGGCAGCGAGCGCTACGCGTGGGGCTTCGTGCTCGCCGTCGTCTGCCTCCTCACGCTCTTCCCCAACGGCGGCGGCACCTACTCCAGCTCCTTCCTCGGCGAGCCCTTCTTCAGGGGCGGCATCTAG
- the LOC124704160 gene encoding uncharacterized protein LOC124704160 yields the protein MLLVSQAANGSLSARRLPSKPPASHRGANPYPLFANPRLARRRLALSGSGADASRRASAQSPPPRAAAGEGPSGSAAAEDPVLVGVNDDRVPLEGVIQVEKPGGADAQAKLVSYAKVGLLAGGDLLCLLVFSAIGRLSHGLPALDAETFKTADPFIAGWLLSAYFLGGFGDEAKGSNGVGNAVTVAAKSWAVGIPLGIAIRSLASGHVPQTPFILVAMGSTGVLLTAWRALASQVLSTGQKKKDDVYKKGNPFELFELLTSLVRRW from the exons ATGCTGCTGGTGAGCCAGGCCGCGAACGGCTCCCTCTCCGCGCGGCGGCTGCCCTCCAAGCCGCCCGCCAGCCACCGGGGCGCCAACCCCTACCCACTCTTCGCCAACCCccgcctcgcgcgccgccgcctcgcgctcTCCGGCTCCGGCGCCGACGCTTCCCGCCGCGCCTCAGCGCAATCCCCTCCCCCCCGCGCGGCCGCGGGCGAGGGgccctccggctccgccgccgccgaggacccGGTCCTCGTCGGCGTCAACGACGACCGCGTGCCCCTCGAGGGCGTCATCCAGGTCGAGAAGCCCGGCGGCGCCGACGCGCAGGCCAAGCTCGTCTCCTACGC GAAGGTAGGGCTTTTGGCCGGAGGGGATCTGCTTTGCCTCCTGGTGTTCTCCGCGATTGGAAGGTTGAGCCATGGCCTACCCGCCCTTGACGCCGAGACGTTCAAGACGGCCGACCCGTTCATTGCCG GTTGGCTGCTCAGCGCCTACTTCCTCGGTGGGTTTGGTGATGAGGCCAAAGGAAGCAATGGTGTGGGGAACGCTGTAACTGTTGCAGCCAAATCCTGGGCCGTTGGGATTCCG TTAGGAATTGCCATTCGTTCACTGGCATCTGGTCATGTTCCACAAACTCCTTTTATCTTGGTGGCTATGGGAAGCACTGGGGTCTTGTTAACTGCATGGCGTGCTCTGGCTTCCCAAGTTCTTTCCActggacagaagaagaaggatgatgTCTACAAAAAAGGAAACCCTTTTGAGCTTTTTGAG CTGCTCACATCGCTGGTGCGGAGGTGGTGA